The genomic interval CCGGCGGCCCGTCCGGCAGGACGGCAGGACGGCAGCGGGACTTCCGACGGGACTTCCGACGGGCGATGCGGCCGGGGGCGGATACACTGCTGCGGGCGGCCCTCCCGCCCGCCCGCAGTCCCGGCCGGACGCGCACGACGGCCCGAGGAGAAAGACAGGTCCGCGCAGCGATGGCCAACAGCACCCGCAGCATCGGCGTTCGCGACGCCCTCCGCAGCCCGATGCGCCTGAGCCGGGAGGTGCTCGCCGGCATCGTGACCACCCTCGCGCTCGTCCCCGAGGTCATCTCCTTCTCGGTGGTCGCGGGCGTCGACCCGATGGTGAGCCTCGTGGCCTCCGTCGTCCTCGTCCTGGGGATGTCGTTCCTCGGCGGCCGCCCGGGCGTCATCACGGCCGCCGCGGGCTCCGTCGCCCTCGTCGTGGCGCCCATGACGTCGGCGCACGGCACGGAGTACCTCCTCCCCGCGATCGTGCTCGCCGGTCTCATCCAGGTGGTGTTCGGCCTCACGGGGCTCGCCCGGCTGATGCGCTACGTGCCGCGGTCCGTGATGCTGGGCTTCGTCAACGCCCTGGGGATCCTGATCTTCCTCGCGCAGGTCCCGCACGTGCTTCACGGCGGCGGGATCGGCCTCGCGCTGTTCGGGGCGACGCTCGCGATCGTGCTGCTCCTGCCGCGGCTCACGAAGGCCGTCCCCGCGGCCCTCGTCGCCATCGTGGTCGTCACCGCCATCACCATGATCTGGCAGTTGCAGGTGCCCGATGTCGCCGACGAGGGGCGGATCGGCGGCGGACTCCCCGGCCTCACCGAGCTCTCGGTGCCGCTCACCGCCGAGACGCTCGGGATCATCCTGCCGACCGCGGTGAGCGTCGCCCTCGTGGGCCTCATGGAATCGCTGCTCACCGCGAAACTCGTCGACGAGATCACCGAGACGCCGTCGCACAAGGGCCGGGAGTCCTGGGGCCTCGGCGTCGCGAACATCCTCGCGGCGGCCTACGGCGGCACCGGCGGCTGCGCGATGATCGGCCAGACCGTGCTCAACGTGAAGACGAGCGGCGGTCGCACCCGGGTCTCCACCTTCGTGGCCGGGGTGTTCCTGCTCGGCCTCATCACCGCGCTCAGCGATGTGATGGGGCAGATCCCGATGGTCGCGCTCGCCGCGGTGATGATGGTGGTCGCGGTGACGACGGTCGACTGGCACAGCGTCCGCCCGCGCACGCTGCTGCGCATGCCGTTCCCCGAGACGCTCGTGATGCTCGTGACGATCGCCGTCGTCGTGGCCACGGAGAACCTCGCCTACGGCGTCATCGCCGGGGTGCTCCTCGCCATGGTCCTCTTCGCGCGCCGCGTGGCCCATGTCATCACCGTCACCCGGGTCGTCGCTGACCCCGGAGGCGACCCCGCCGGCGCCGACGGTGCCGCCGCCGCGCCGACCGTCCGCTACACGGTGCACGGTCCGCTGTTCTTCGGCAGCAGCAACGATCTCGTCGAGCGCTTCTCGTACGCCGACGATCCGCCTCGCGTCGTCATCGATCTCAGCGCCGCTCAGATCTGGGACGCTTCGACGGTCGCCGCGCTCGACTCGGTGGAGCAGCTCTACGCGCGGCATGGCGCGTCCGTGACCATCGAGGGCCTCGACGAGCGCAGCGACCGCTTCCATCGCCGGCTCACGGGCGAGCTGGGGGCGTGAGCGCCGCTCCCAGCGCGGGCGAGTAGATTGGGATGGTGAAGAGCGATTCGAAGGCACCGCGCCTGCATGCGGTGACGCGACTCCTCGACGGCGCCCCCGATCTCATCGGCCTCGCGGATCCCGAGCAGCCGATGCTCTGGCATCGCGGCGATCGCGGCTGCGTGGGCGTCGGCGAGGTGCTCAGGCTCAGCTTCTCCGGCCCAGATCGCTTCGCCGCCGCGGCGCGGAGCTGGCGCGGGGTCGCCGAAGCCGCGCGGATCGACGATCCCGTGCGGCTGCCCGGCACCGGGCTCGTGGCGCTCGGCACCTTCGCCTTCGACGATGCGAGCGGCGCGGAGAGCGTGCTCGTCGTGCCCCGGCTGCTCGTCGCGCGGCATCGCGACCGCTGGTGGGTGACCGAGATCCGTCGCGTGGACGATCCCGCCGCCACGGACGCTCCGCCGCCCGCGGACGGCACGGGCGCCGCGGCGCTGCCCGCGGCCGCTCCCGAGGGATCGTGGCCTGGCGTCGGCTTCGCCGCGGAGGCCGTGGACGACTACCTGTCGGGTGTCCGCGAAGCGGTGGGGCGCATCGACGACGGCGCCTTCGAGAAGGTCGTGCTCGCCCGTCGCATCCGCGGGGAGCTCCCCGCGGGATCCGATCTCCGGGTGCCGTTGCGCCGCCTGGCCGAGCGCTACCTCGACTGCTGGACCTTCGCGGTGGACGGTCTCGTCGGCGCGAGCCCCGAGACCCTCATCCGCTCGACGGGAGGCGCGGTCTCCGCGCGCGTGCTCGCGGGCACGCGCGGCAGGCATCCCGAGGACGAGGCGCGCGACGCCCGGGCGCGCGACGAGCTGGTGACGAGCGCGAAGGAGCAGCACGAGCACGCCTTCGCGGTGCAGAGCGTGGTGACGGCGCTCGCGCCGCACGTGCGGGACCTCAGCACGAGCGAGGAGCCGTTCCCGCTGCGCCTCCCGAACGTCTGGCACCTCGCGACCGACCTCGGTGCGAGCCTCGACGAGCGCAGCTCGGCGCTCGAGCTCGTCGGTGCGCTGCACCCGACCGCGGCCGTGGCCGGCACACCGACCTCCGCGGCCGTCGCGGCCATCGCGGAGCTCGAGCCGTTCGACCGCGGCCGCTACTCGGGCGCGGTGGGCTGGATCGATGCGGCCGGCGACGGCGAGTGGGTCATCGCGCTGCGCTGCGCGCAGCTCGGCGACCCGCAGCCGGGCTCGGGCGCCCGCGCCGTCGTCGCGAGCGCGGGCGGCGGCATCGTCGCCGGCTCGGATCCCGAGCACGAGCTCGGCGAGACGGTGTCGAAGCTCCGTCCGGTCACCGAGGCGTTCGCCGCATAGCCCGCGGGCCGCCCCTGAGCCCGGCCGCCGCGCCGCTCAGGGCCAGCGCAGTCCGAGCGTCGCCTCGACGCGGGCGCGCTCCGCGGCGACGTCGAAGCCGGGATCGGGCCACCGGGGATCGATGCGCTGCAGCTCGCCGATCACGATCCGCTGCACGGCGGCTCGGGCGTACCACTTCGCGTTCGCCGGGACGACGAACCAGGGCGCGCTCGGCGCGTCGCTGCGCGCGATCGCGGCGCCGAAGGCCTCCATGTAGGCCGCCCAGTGCACCCGCTCCTCGACGTCGCCCGCGTTGTACTTCCAGTGCTTCTCGGGGTCGTCGAGCCGCGAGAGGAGGCGCTCGGCCTGCTCCTCGGGCGAGATGTGCAGCATGATCTTCACGATCCGCCCGCCGTCCTCGACGAAGCGCCGCTCGAAGTCGACGATCGCGCCGTAGCGGCGCTCGATCTCCTCGGGCGGCGCGAGGCCGCGCACGCGCTGGATGAGCACGTCCTCGTAGTGCGAGCGGTCGAACACGCCGATCACGCCGGGGCCGGGCAGTCGGCGCTCGACCCGCCAGAGGAAGTCGTGCGCCCGCTCCTCGGCGGTCGGGGCCTTGAACGCGGTGAGGCGCAACCCGTAGGGCTCGACAAGGGAGAAGACGTGGTTGACGATGCCGCCCTTGCCCGCCGCATCCATGGCCTGGAGCACGACGAGCAGCCGATCCGGCGCGCCGAGACGGCTCTGGGCGAAGAGCTTCTCCTGCAGACCGCGCAGCTCCTGGGCGGCGCGGGCGAGCTCCGCGATCCCGCCTTTCTTGCCCCCGGAGGTCCCCGGTGTCGCTGCCGGATCGACATCGCCGAGGGCGAAGCCCTCACGGACCCGGAGCAGCTCGCCCGGATCCGCCTCCCAGAATGCACCCGACATGCGCCCGCCCTTCCTCGTGGCCGTCACCCCCACTGTAGGGGCAGCGTCCGGCCGGGCGGGAGTCCCCGGGCGGCGCGCATGCCGTCGGAGATGCGGTTTCGGTGCGTCCGCCCGCGCGGATCGCATCTCACCGAAACCGCATCTCCGACCGGGCGCGCGGCGGGATCTCGAGCACCCGCGGTCTTCAGGAGCTCCGCTCGGCCTCCTCGACCCCGCACCAGGAGGCGAGGAACAGCGCCATCGACTGCGTGCAGCGGCGGATCGACTCGATGCTCACCCGCTCGTCGAAACCGTGGATGTTCTCGGACACGGGTCCGTAGACGAGCGTCGGCATGTCCCCGTAGTTCACGAAGACGCGCCCGTCGAGGTATCCGGGGGTCGTGAAGCTCGTGAGCTCGCGGTCGAAGGCCGCGCGGTGCGTCTCCTCGAGCAGGCCCTCGGCGTCGCTCCCGGGCTCGAGCACATAGCCCTCGGCGTAGAAGCCGTCGGGCGTCAGCCCGACCTCGAAGGGCCGGGGCGAGGCGGTGCGCGCGGCCCGCTCGACGCACGCGACGATCTCGCCCCAGGCGTCGTCGGCGGTCGTGCCCGGGTAGGTGGCGACCCGCACCTGCAGCTCGCACCACGCCGGGACGCTCGAGGGCCAGTCGCCGCCGCGGATGCCGCCGATGTTGAAGTTGATGGGGTGGTCGAGATCCTCGAAATAGCGGTGCTCGCTGCGTCGGGCGTTCCAATCGGCCTCGAGCCCGCGGAGCGCCGCGATGACCTCGTACGCGGCATCGATGGCGTTGAAGCCGTTCGCCATCTCGCGCGGGTGCGTGGGGCTCCCGGTCACGCGGACGGTGAACCAGAGCACGCCGACGTTCGCGCGCACGAGAGCGTCCTCCTCCGGCTCGGAGATGATCACCGCGTCCGCCGTGTAGCCGCGCAGCAGCGCCGCGAGCGAGCCGTTGCCGGTGCACTCCTCCTCGACGACCGACTGCAGGTGGACGCGTCCGGTGAGGGAGAGACCGGCCGCGCCGATCGCTTCGAAGGCGAACAGGTTCGCGATGAGCCCGGCCTTCATATCGCCGGCGCCGCGCCCGTACATCCACCCGTCGCGGATCTCGGCGTCCCACGGCGAGCGCGACCACTGCTCCTGGGGCCCCTCGGGCACCACGTCGATGTGCCCGTTGAGGATCAGCGAGCGGCCGACCTCCCGGGCGGGCCGGTACGTGCCGACGACGTTGGTCATGGCGCCGTAGTCGACCGTGGCCCGCCCGAAGCCCGGATGCGCGCGGAGCTCGGGCGAATCGATGGTCCAGCGGTCGATCTCGAGACCGAGCTCCCGGAGTCCGCGTTCGACGAGATCCTGCGCGGGCTCCTCGCCGGCGCGCAGCGACGGCGAGGCGACGAGCTCCGCGGTGCGCTCGAGCTGGGCGTCGAAGCGGGCGTCGACGGCCGCCAGGATGCGCTCGACGATTTCAGTGGGGATCATGGGCGGGGTCCTCTCGGCTCGATGCGGCGGCGGGCGGCGCGGCGCCCGCGATCCGAGCCTAGGCGCGGCCCGCGAGGCGCGGAGTGTCAGAACGCCGCCGATCCCGCCGCCGCCGTGTTGATCCTCACACCTCGGCGATCTCGGCGAGCATCACCGCCGCGATCGCAGCATCCGCGGGCACCGTGACGTCGAGCCCGGTGAGATCCTGGAACGCCCGGAGGCGCTTGAACACGGTGTTGCGGTGCAGGAACAGCTCCTCGCCCGCCTCCTTCACGGAGCCGCGGCGCATGAAGGCGCGGAGGGTCTCTGCGAGCCTGAGGCGCTCCTCGGCCGGGGCGCGGCGCCAGTCCCCCAGGAGCTCCTCCTCGAAGCCCGCGAACAGGGTCAGCGCGCGCTCCTGGAGCAGTGCAGGGAACGCCTCGCGCGCCGAGAGGATCCGGTTCGCCCGGCCGAGCGCGCTGATCCGGCGGGTCAGGGCGGCCGCTGGAGCGAGCGCGGCGACGCCGTGGACGCGGGCGACGCGGGCGCCCGCGACATCGCGGACCGCGAGGGACCAGTCGACGCTCCCGCGCCGAGCCCGGAAGGCGTGGACGAGGTCGTCGTCCTCGTAGACCCAGAGCGCCTGCTCCGCGAGGCTCCGGCGCAGCTCCTCCGCGACGCCGTCGGAGGCGAGCGAGACGAGCTCGTACCGCTGCTCGAACGGCAGCGCGAGGGTCTCCGCCGCGGCGCGCAGCTCCTCCTCCGCGGCGGCCCCCGAGAAGATGCGGGCGAGGGCGCGCTCGCGGGCGGTCCGATGGAAGCGCGCCATGGTCTGCGTCTCGTCGAGGAACGCGGCCTGCACCTCCGTCGCGTATCCCTCGACGACGGTGAGCACGCGCTCGCCGCCGGCGACGAGCGCGTCGACGAGGTCGGGCTGGGCAGCCCGGTGCAGCGCGCGCCAGAGCAGGCGGAAGTTGATCCTGACCCCTTCCGCGAATTGCTCGACCCGCATGCCCTGGCGCGCCCGCCGCCGCCCGAGCGCCTCGGGGAACGCGGAGGACGCAGCCCCTTCGGGATCGGCGAGTCGGTCGAGGAAGAGGTCGAAGGCCTGCAGCGCGGTGCGCTCGATGTCCGCCTGCGGCACCTCGCCGTCCGCGTAGCCGCCGTGCGTCCGCAGTTCGTCGAGGAACTCCGCGAGCAGCTCGGGGATCTGCGCGCGGACGCGATCGAGCAGCTGCGCCCATCCGGTGTCTGACATGCCTTCATTCTCGCGCGTCCGCTCCGCCGCGCGCTCCGCCGCCGTTCGTTCGGCCGCCAGGCGCTCCGCCGCCAGCCGCTCCGCCGCCGTTCGTTCGGCATTCAGACGCTCCGCCGCCAGCCGCTCCGCCGCCGCACACTCCGCCGCCGCACGTTCCGTGACGGATGCGGCGTCCGTGAGCCCTCAAACGCGAATCACGACTCACCGAAGCCGCATCACCGACCGAACGTGCGGTCTTCACGCGTTCCGCGCCCCCGCGCCCTCCGCCGCCGCGCGTTCCGTGAGGGATGCGGCGTCCGTGAGCCCGCAAACGGCGAATGCTGCTCACCGAAGCCGCATCCACGACCGAACGTGCGGGGCGGCGCGCACACGCGGAGCGGGGCGCACACGCGGAGCGGGGCGGCGCGAGGCGCGCGGGCACGGAGGCAGGCAAGACCGGAGCGGCGAGCCGAGGCGCACGCAGCAGGCGGGCCCGCGCCGGCCACGCATCAGGCCGCACCGGCGGCGGGCCTGCCTGAGCCGATACTGCGTCAGTCCGCAGGAGCAGGAGCAGGAGCAGGAGCAGGAGCAGGAGCAGGAGCAGGAGCAGGGTCCGCGAGCACGACCTCGACGAGCACGGGGCCCGCGACGGGCTCGGTGAGCAGCCGGTCGAGCTCGCCGCGGTTCTCGGCGCGCCGGTACTCCCAGCCGTAGGCGGCGGCGAGCGCGGACAGCTCGGCGTGCTGCGGCGTGCGCATCACCCGCTCGAAGGCGGCGGGCGGGGCCGAGGCCGCGACCTCGAGTCCGTCGAAGATGGTGCCGCCGCCGTCGTTGCCGACGACGACCTGGATGCGCGGCCGCGACTCCGCCGCGGGCAGGAGCAGCGAGCCGGCGTCGTGCAGCAGCGCGAGGTCGCCGATCACGAGCCGCACGGTCCCGGCAGCGCGCACGGGGTCGGGATCGGACTGCGCCGCGTCGGCGATGCCGAGGGCGGTCGCCACGGTGCCGTCGATGCCCGCGAGGCCGCGGTTCGCGTGCACGAGGGCGCGGCGGGCGGGCGCGAGGCCGTCGAGCACCCGAACGAGCCGCGAGGCCGCGAGCACGAGCCGGTCGTGCGGCCAGGTGGCCCGCCACACGCGCTCGACGAGCATCGCCCGCGTGACCGGTTCGCGCAGCGCCGCGACCTCGGCCCGGGCGAAGGCGTTGCGCTCCTGGTAGCCGGTCGCGCGCGCGGCGTCGAGGTCGGGCTCGTGCGCGGTGCTGCGCGCGCGCTGCAGGGCGCGGTCGGCGACGACCCAGGCGCCCAGCCAGCGCCGGAGCGCGGCCGCGTCGTGGTCGTCGGCGACGCGGGCCTCGCGCACCACGCGGGCGGAGCGGCTCGGATCATAGTGATCGACGCCCGGACCGGCGTGCGGGTCGACGACCACGACGTCCACGTCGTCGCGGCGCAGCAGGGCGGGCACCTGGCGGGTGAGCGTCGGGTGGCCGAAGACGATCGCCTGCTCCACGAGTCCGCCGACGGCGGGGTCGTCGATGAGGCTCGCGTACGCGGCGATCGCCTCGCGCCCGAAGCGGGCACCGCTGACGACCTCGGCGAGGAGCGGGATCCCGGCGGCGTGCGCGAACGCCTCGGCCTCGGGGCCGGCACCGGCTCCCGCGATCGCGACGGCGAGCACGTCACCGCGGTGGACGTATGCGCGGTCGGGCACATGAGCGGCGCCATCGGCATCGGCCCGATCCGCATCGGCACCCGTGCCGATACGAGCACCAGCACCCACGCCATGCGACGCCGCGCGAGTCGCGCGAGCCTGCCCGCCCTCGGCCGCGGCCTCCGCGAAGCCGCGGGCGATCATGCCGTCGAACCCCGCGGTGCCGGACAGCGGCTCCCGGAACGCGAGGTTGAGCTGCACGGGCCCAGCGGGCGCTCCGCCCGATGCTCCGAGCGCGGCCGCGAGCGCCATGCGCGCGAGCGCGCCCGGGTCTCGCCCCGAATCGCGCGCGAGGTCGCCGTCCGGACCGTAATCCGGCGCCGGCACGTCGCGCACGAGCCGCGCGACGGGGCCGAAGAGCTCGGCCTGCCTGGTGGTCTGGTTCGAACGGATCCCGCGGAGCTCCGTCGGTCGGTCCGCGGTGAGCAGCAGGAGCGGGATCCGAGCCTCGTGCGCCTCGAGCACCGCGGGGCCGAGGTTCGCGACCGCCGTCCCGCTCGTCACGATGACCGGTGCGGGGAGCCCGGTCTCGCGAGCGATCCCGAGGGCGAAGAAGGCGGCCGAGCGCTCATCGAGCCGCACGTGGAGGCGCACGGCGCCGGCGGATTCGGCCGCCGCGGCGGCGAGCGCGAGCGCCTGCGAGCGGGAGCCCGGGCACACGACCGCGTCGCGGACGCCGCGGCGGATGAGCTCGGCCAGCAGCTCGACGGCGAACATCGAGGCGGCGGCCGGCCTCGGCGCCCCGCTCACTGCGCGGCCGCGTCGCCGTCGGCGCGTTTGCCGGGCTCCCCGGGCGCCGCCGGGCCATCCGCCTGATCGCCCTCGGCGTCGGGCTCGGCGGGCGAATCGGCCGTCCCCGCGTCGGAAGCTCCGGACGCCGCGCCGCCGGGCGCGGGACCCTGCGGCCGGACGCCCCCGGGATCGGCCGTCTCCGATGCGGGATCGGCGCCCGATCCCGGGCGCTCGCCGGGGAAGGTCTCGTTGTCGAGCTCGCGGAGGCGCTCCTCGAGATCGCGCATGTGCGTGTCGAGGTCGCTGCTCGACATCCGCGTGCCGGCGAAGCGCGGATCGTCGTCCGGCGCGGGCCTCGCCCGACCCGGCGCGGCGGCCGATCCCTTGCCCACGAAGAACCACAGGATGCCGCCGACCACGGGCAGCACGACGATGAGCACCACCCAGACGGGCTTGCCCACGCCCCGCGCGCGCGATCCGTCGGTCATCGCCGCATCGACGAGCGCATACAGCGTGAATGCCACGGCGATGACGATCCCGATAATCACGAATCGCACCATACCGTCATCGTACCCGTCCCACCAGGGAGCCGGCCGTCCGCGGCTGCCGTGCGGGCGGCGGAGCCCGGGCCCAGGCTCCGCGGGTACACTCGAGCGGGTGAAACGCACCCGCTCCGCCTGGATCACCTACACGGTTCTGCGACTCGTCTTCTTCGCCGTGCCGTTCGCCCTCGTCTACGTGCTGGGCCTGGCGCTGCGGTTCTCCATGATGACGGCCGCGCTCGTCGCCGCGGTCTTCGCCGCGCTCATCGGCATCTCGCTCTCGGTGCTGCTGCTCTCGAAGCCGCGGAGCATCGCCGCGGAGAGCATCCACGACTGGCGCAACCGGGATCGCACCGCCGACGACATCGCCGAGGATGCGGCGCTCGACGGCGACGCCGAGATCCGCCCGGAAGCAGCGACGGAGGACGCGGCGGCGGAGGACACGGCGGCGGATGACGCGGCGGAAGTCGCGGCAGCGGGACACGCAGCTGCGGAAGATGCGGCAGCGGAACACACAGCTGCGGAAGGCGCGACAGCGGGAGACGCAGCGGCGAGCCGCGGGCGGACGGCGGCCGACGCGGATCCCGACGCGCGCGCCTGACTCCCCCAAACGCATGACGCCCGCGCGCACCTGACTCCCGCACGCGCAGGAATCCCGCATGCGCAATGGCGTATGTTGGTTCCCAGGGTGTGGCGTCGCTCGCGTCGCCGGCCCTGCGCCGCCGGTGTCGATCGCGCATCGGGGCCGGACTCGAGGGGAGCGCAACGTGACGGTGTTCGACGGAGTGCTCGCCCGGAGGCTGACCGGGGTCATCGCCGCAACGGGTGCGGGCGCGCTGCTGCTCGCCGGGTGCTCCGCGAGCGGGTCCCTGCTCGCCGGCGAGGGCGCTGACGACGGCTGCACGGCCGTCGTCGTCGCGACCTCCTCCGAGAAGGTCAACCTCATGGAGGACCTCGGAGCGCAGTTCAAGGAGTCCGCGGAGCACGAGGGGCTCGAGCAGTGCGCCACCGTGCACGCCGTCAACGTGGCCTCGGGCAAGGCGGCGGAGTACCTCTCCGATTCGACCGAGGAGTGGGCCCTCGGCGCGGACACCGCTCCGACCGTGTGGTCGCCGGCGTCGACCGTCTGGACGGACCGCGTCGCCTCGATCGCCGGGGAGGGCGTCGTCGCCGGGGCTGAGAGCTTCACCAAGACGCCCGTCGTGTTCGGCATGCCCGCGTCGATGGCGCGCGCGCTCGACTACCCCGAGCAGCCCATCAGCATCGCCGAGATCCGCGATCTCATCGCGGACCCGGAGGGGTGGGGCGCGGTCGGCAAGCCCATCTGGGGCTCCTTCAAGATCGCCAAGACGAACCCCAACAGCTCGACCACCGGCATGTCGACGCTGCTCATGCAGGCCTACGCGGCCTCGGGGAAGTCGGAGGGACTCACCGCGGAGGACGTCGCGGCGGCCGAGGA from Leucobacter allii carries:
- a CDS encoding PPK2 family polyphosphate kinase, producing the protein MSGAFWEADPGELLRVREGFALGDVDPAATPGTSGGKKGGIAELARAAQELRGLQEKLFAQSRLGAPDRLLVVLQAMDAAGKGGIVNHVFSLVEPYGLRLTAFKAPTAEERAHDFLWRVERRLPGPGVIGVFDRSHYEDVLIQRVRGLAPPEEIERRYGAIVDFERRFVEDGGRIVKIMLHISPEEQAERLLSRLDDPEKHWKYNAGDVEERVHWAAYMEAFGAAIARSDAPSAPWFVVPANAKWYARAAVQRIVIGELQRIDPRWPDPGFDVAAERARVEATLGLRWP
- a CDS encoding ArgE/DapE family deacylase produces the protein MIPTEIVERILAAVDARFDAQLERTAELVASPSLRAGEEPAQDLVERGLRELGLEIDRWTIDSPELRAHPGFGRATVDYGAMTNVVGTYRPAREVGRSLILNGHIDVVPEGPQEQWSRSPWDAEIRDGWMYGRGAGDMKAGLIANLFAFEAIGAAGLSLTGRVHLQSVVEEECTGNGSLAALLRGYTADAVIISEPEEDALVRANVGVLWFTVRVTGSPTHPREMANGFNAIDAAYEVIAALRGLEADWNARRSEHRYFEDLDHPINFNIGGIRGGDWPSSVPAWCELQVRVATYPGTTADDAWGEIVACVERAARTASPRPFEVGLTPDGFYAEGYVLEPGSDAEGLLEETHRAAFDRELTSFTTPGYLDGRVFVNYGDMPTLVYGPVSENIHGFDERVSIESIRRCTQSMALFLASWCGVEEAERSS
- a CDS encoding isochorismate synthase, which produces MVKSDSKAPRLHAVTRLLDGAPDLIGLADPEQPMLWHRGDRGCVGVGEVLRLSFSGPDRFAAAARSWRGVAEAARIDDPVRLPGTGLVALGTFAFDDASGAESVLVVPRLLVARHRDRWWVTEIRRVDDPAATDAPPPADGTGAAALPAAAPEGSWPGVGFAAEAVDDYLSGVREAVGRIDDGAFEKVVLARRIRGELPAGSDLRVPLRRLAERYLDCWTFAVDGLVGASPETLIRSTGGAVSARVLAGTRGRHPEDEARDARARDELVTSAKEQHEHAFAVQSVVTALAPHVRDLSTSEEPFPLRLPNVWHLATDLGASLDERSSALELVGALHPTAAVAGTPTSAAVAAIAELEPFDRGRYSGAVGWIDAAGDGEWVIALRCAQLGDPQPGSGARAVVASAGGGIVAGSDPEHELGETVSKLRPVTEAFAA
- a CDS encoding PucR family transcriptional regulator; its protein translation is MSDTGWAQLLDRVRAQIPELLAEFLDELRTHGGYADGEVPQADIERTALQAFDLFLDRLADPEGAASSAFPEALGRRRARQGMRVEQFAEGVRINFRLLWRALHRAAQPDLVDALVAGGERVLTVVEGYATEVQAAFLDETQTMARFHRTARERALARIFSGAAAEEELRAAAETLALPFEQRYELVSLASDGVAEELRRSLAEQALWVYEDDDLVHAFRARRGSVDWSLAVRDVAGARVARVHGVAALAPAAALTRRISALGRANRILSAREAFPALLQERALTLFAGFEEELLGDWRRAPAEERLRLAETLRAFMRRGSVKEAGEELFLHRNTVFKRLRAFQDLTGLDVTVPADAAIAAVMLAEIAEV
- a CDS encoding SulP family inorganic anion transporter, giving the protein MANSTRSIGVRDALRSPMRLSREVLAGIVTTLALVPEVISFSVVAGVDPMVSLVASVVLVLGMSFLGGRPGVITAAAGSVALVVAPMTSAHGTEYLLPAIVLAGLIQVVFGLTGLARLMRYVPRSVMLGFVNALGILIFLAQVPHVLHGGGIGLALFGATLAIVLLLPRLTKAVPAALVAIVVVTAITMIWQLQVPDVADEGRIGGGLPGLTELSVPLTAETLGIILPTAVSVALVGLMESLLTAKLVDEITETPSHKGRESWGLGVANILAAAYGGTGGCAMIGQTVLNVKTSGGRTRVSTFVAGVFLLGLITALSDVMGQIPMVALAAVMMVVAVTTVDWHSVRPRTLLRMPFPETLVMLVTIAVVVATENLAYGVIAGVLLAMVLFARRVAHVITVTRVVADPGGDPAGADGAAAAPTVRYTVHGPLFFGSSNDLVERFSYADDPPRVVIDLSAAQIWDASTVAALDSVEQLYARHGASVTIEGLDERSDRFHRRLTGELGA
- the menD gene encoding 2-succinyl-5-enolpyruvyl-6-hydroxy-3-cyclohexene-1-carboxylic-acid synthase, producing the protein MFAVELLAELIRRGVRDAVVCPGSRSQALALAAAAAESAGAVRLHVRLDERSAAFFALGIARETGLPAPVIVTSGTAVANLGPAVLEAHEARIPLLLLTADRPTELRGIRSNQTTRQAELFGPVARLVRDVPAPDYGPDGDLARDSGRDPGALARMALAAALGASGGAPAGPVQLNLAFREPLSGTAGFDGMIARGFAEAAAEGGQARATRAASHGVGAGARIGTGADADRADADGAAHVPDRAYVHRGDVLAVAIAGAGAGPEAEAFAHAAGIPLLAEVVSGARFGREAIAAYASLIDDPAVGGLVEQAIVFGHPTLTRQVPALLRRDDVDVVVVDPHAGPGVDHYDPSRSARVVREARVADDHDAAALRRWLGAWVVADRALQRARSTAHEPDLDAARATGYQERNAFARAEVAALREPVTRAMLVERVWRATWPHDRLVLAASRLVRVLDGLAPARRALVHANRGLAGIDGTVATALGIADAAQSDPDPVRAAGTVRLVIGDLALLHDAGSLLLPAAESRPRIQVVVGNDGGGTIFDGLEVAASAPPAAFERVMRTPQHAELSALAAAYGWEYRRAENRGELDRLLTEPVAGPVLVEVVLADPAPAPAPAPAPAPAPAPAD
- a CDS encoding PLDc N-terminal domain-containing protein; translation: MVRFVIIGIVIAVAFTLYALVDAAMTDGSRARGVGKPVWVVLIVVLPVVGGILWFFVGKGSAAAPGRARPAPDDDPRFAGTRMSSSDLDTHMRDLEERLRELDNETFPGERPGSGADPASETADPGGVRPQGPAPGGAASGASDAGTADSPAEPDAEGDQADGPAAPGEPGKRADGDAAAQ
- a CDS encoding DUF4229 domain-containing protein — encoded protein: MKRTRSAWITYTVLRLVFFAVPFALVYVLGLALRFSMMTAALVAAVFAALIGISLSVLLLSKPRSIAAESIHDWRNRDRTADDIAEDAALDGDAEIRPEAATEDAAAEDTAADDAAEVAAAGHAAAEDAAAEHTAAEGATAGDAAASRGRTAADADPDARA